A window from Drosophila nasuta strain 15112-1781.00 chromosome 3, ASM2355853v1, whole genome shotgun sequence encodes these proteins:
- the LOC132788001 gene encoding uncharacterized oxidoreductase YjmC isoform X1 encodes MASLTLCCSRRALVANTHHTKANGSSTWRLMHTLQRRQQQLQQSCGRLRAAAATTTIRTAFAIEPKLNANCSAFQQRCNTTDAKKKPKLVSIKESRRFMIDCFKAVCVPEDHAVAQAELLVGADIRGHFSHGMNRLEMYVNDLATNATDGKAEPEILSETKATAWVDGHNGLGAVVGNFCMDLAIDKAFDVGVGWVCAKGSNHYGMAGWYVLRAMEMGLVGMSMTNTSPLMAPTGAKKAALGTNPLSMGASADNCDGFLLDMATTAVAVGKIEMQRRKAAPIPAGWALDPNGKVTTDAELAFKTGCLMPLGGAEDTSGYKGFGLGAMVDILSGVMAGAKYSTQVRSWTHHGADIEADLGHVFIAVDPSCFAPDFGKRLSDFNSRLRGIEKADPCKPVLIAGDKEKKNLETIEEAGGIEYLENQLKTCEALAKKLKIKPLKFL; translated from the exons ATGGCTTCGTTGACATTGTGCTGCTCGCGTCGTGCGCTCGTTGCCAACACCCACCACACCAAGGCGAATGGCAGCAGCACTTGGCGGCTAATGCACACACTTCAAAGgcgccaacaacaattacaacaatcCTGTGGGCGTCTgcgcgcagcagcagcaacaacaacgatacgAACAGCGTTTGCAATTGAACCAAaactaaatgcaaattgcagcg CCTTTCAACAACGTTGCAATACAACGGATGCCAAAAAGAAACCGAAGTTAGTCAGTATCAAGGAATCGCGTCGCTTTATGATCGATTGCTTCAAGGCTGTCTGTGTCCCCGAGGATCATGCGGTGGCTCAAGCTGAGCTCTTGGTGGGTGCGGATATTCGGGGTCACTTCAGCCACGGCATGAACCGCCTGGAGATGTATGTCAACGATCTGGCCACGAATGCAACCGATGGCAAGGCAGAGCCAGAAATACTTAGCGAAACCAAAGCCACAGCCTGGGTGGATGGTCATAATGGTCTTGGAGCTGTCGTGGGCAACTTTTGCATGGATCTGGCCATCGATAAGGCGTTCGATGTGGGCGTTGGTTGGGTGTGTGCCAAGGGATCCAATCATTATGGCATGGCTGGCTGGTATGTGCTCAGGGCAATGGAAATGGGTCTCGTTGGCATGTCCATGACCAACACCTCGCCCCTGATGGCGCCCACGGGTGCAAAGAAGGCGGCCCTGGGCACAAATCCACTCTCGATGGGCGCCAGCGCAGATAATTGTGATGGCTTTCTGCTGGATATGGCCACCACAGCGGTGGCTGTGGGCAAGATTGAGATGCAGCGCAGGAAGGCAGCTCCCATTCCAGCTGGTTGGGCATTGGATCCCAATGGCAAGGTGACCACCGATGCCGAACTCGCCTTCAAGACTGGCTGCCTGATGCCTTTGGGTGGTGCTGAGGACACCTCTGGCTACAAGGGCTTTGGACTGGGTGCCATGGTGGACATTCTGTCAGGTGTTATGGCGGGTGCCAAGTACTCAACGCAAGTGCGTTCGTGGACGCATCATGGCGCAGACATTGAGGCTGATCTGGGTCACGTTTTCATTGCTGTCGATCCCAGTTGCTTTGCTCCAGACTTTGGCAAGCGTTTGAGTGATTTTAATAGTCGTCTCAGAGGCATAGAGAAA GCTGATCCCTGCAAGCCTGTGCTTATAGCGGGTGACAAGGAAAAGAAGAATTTGGAAACAATAGAAGAAGCAGGTGGCATTGAGTATTTGGAGAATCAACTGAAGACTTGCGAAGCTCTAGccaagaaattgaaaataaaaccacTCAAATTCCTGTGA
- the LOC132788003 gene encoding uncharacterized protein LOC132788003, which produces MASTNVKIIESKLDLFQAPKSYALAHAVESSFSAVRGTLAWQFALIFGDVDELRRRRVSSGNCVVLEHNARFVYYLVTKSNLYAASTYDDVQAALICLREHMRNHEITKVAMPRICCGNHDNDGLDWKQVKRIMQQIFAHSEYPIEILVCEYDDISKELISPKCQITEAKGNLFSAPENFALVHSVSADFAMCAGINLQFRCKFGHVDDLKKQQKHTGNVAVLEQGGRFIYNLVTKERAHEKCTYTALYYALLAMREHMRENGVSKLAIPRLGCGIDRLDWLRVRSLLELVFVSDSVDIIAFFYEPPSMDRDTIKVMCPTCHHMKLMHLPRSVSSSRSSLYREKTPF; this is translated from the exons ATGGCCAGCACGAACGTGAAAATCATCGAATCGAAACTCGATCTCTTCCAAGCCCCAAAAAGCTATGCACTCGCTCATGCCGTTGAGTCATCTTTCAGTGCAGTCCGAGGCACACTCGCTTGGCAGTTTGCTCTCATCTTTGGGGATGTGGATGAGCTGCGTCGGCGGCGGGTGAGCAGCGGCAATTGCGTTGTGCTGGAGCACAATGCACGATTTGTTTACTATCTGGTGACCAAGTCGAATCTCTATGCCGCAAGCACTTACGACGATGTCCAAGCGGCACTAATTTGCCTCCGGGAGCATATG CGCAATCATGAAATCACCAAAGTGGCCATGCCACGAATCTGCTGTGGCAACCATGACAACGATGGCCTCGATTGGAAGCAAGTGAAGCGCATTATGCAGCAGATCTTTGCACACAGCGAGTATCCCATCGAGATACTGGTCTGTGAGTATGACGACATCTCCAAAGAG CTCATTTCGCCCAAGTGTCAGATTACCGAGGCCAAGGGAAATTTGTTTAGCGCACCGGAAAACTTTGCGCTCGTGCATTCGGTTAGCGCTGACTTTGCCATGTGCGCCGGCATCAATTTGCAGTTCCGCTGCAAGTTTGGCCATGTGGATGACCTGAAGAAACAGCAAAAGCACACCGGAAATGTGGCTGTGCTCGAGCAAGGCGGACGCTTCATCTACAATCTGGTGACCAAGGAGCGAGCGCATGAGAAGTGCACCTACACAGCACTTTACTATGCGTTGCTGGCCATGCGTGAGCATATG CGTGAAAACGGAGTCAGCAAGTTGGCCATACCACGTCTGGGCTGTGGCATCGATCGTCTGGATTGGCTTCGTGTTCGCAGCTTGTTGGAGTTGGTCTTTGTCAGCGACAGCGTCGATATTATTGCCTTCTTCTATGAGCCGCCCAGCATGGATCGGGATACCATCAAGGTGATGTGTCCCACCTGTCATCACATGAAGCTAATGCACTTGCCGCGCAGCGTTAGCTCTTCCCGCTCCTCGCTCTACAGGGAAAAGACGCCCTTCTAA
- the LOC132788001 gene encoding uncharacterized oxidoreductase YjmC isoform X2 codes for MASLTLCCSRRALVANTHHTKANGSSTWRLMHTLQRRQQQLQQSCGRLRAAAATTTIRTAFAIEPKLNANCSDFVIARRNMSSSSSPNLVAVAESRRFMIDCFKAVNVPEAHAIAQADLLVAADYRGHFSHGMNRLEMYINDLAINSTDGAAEPQILKETPSTAWVDGRNGLGAVVGNFCMDLAIKKAKNVGVGWVCAKGSNHYGMAGWYAMHAMEQGLVGMSMTNTSPLMAPTGAKEAALGTNPLSLGAPAGNGDKFLLDMATTAVAVGKIEIQRRKGAPLPDGWAQDPEGKVTNDAELGFSTGCLMPLGGSELTSGYKGFGLGAMVDILSGVMSGAKYSTQVRKWTHAGANSAADLGQVFIAVDPNCFAPDFEDRMSDFNSRLRGVTPTDPSKPVLLAGDKEGNNMKAVDAAGGIQYLENQLKTCTALAEKLKIKPLSFI; via the exons ATGGCTTCGTTGACATTGTGCTGCTCGCGTCGTGCGCTCGTTGCCAACACCCACCACACCAAGGCGAATGGCAGCAGCACTTGGCGGCTAATGCACACACTTCAAAGgcgccaacaacaattacaacaatcCTGTGGGCGTCTgcgcgcagcagcagcaacaacaacgatacgAACAGCGTTTGCAATTGAACCAAaactaaatgcaaattgcagcg ACTTTGTCATCGCCAGACGAAACATGTCGAGTTCCAGTTCCCCTAATCTCGTCGCGGTTGCTGAATCGCGTCGCTTCATGATCGACTGCTTCAAGGCCGTCAATGTGCCCGAGGCACATGCCATTGCCCAGGCTGATCTGCTGGTGGCCGCCGATTATCGTGGTCACTTCAGTCACGGGATGAATCGTCTCGAGATGTACATCAATGATCTGGCTATCAACTCAACCGATGGCGCTGCTGAGCCACAAATACTCAAGGAAACCCCTTCGACTGCCTGGGTCGATGGTCGCAACGGTCTTGGAGCTGTTGTGGGCAACTTTTGCATGGATCTGGCCATCAAGAAGGCAAAGAATGTGGGCGTTGGTTGGGTGTGTGCCAAGGGATCCAATCATTATGGCATGGCTGGCTGGTATGCCATGCATGCCATGGAACAGGGTCTCGTGGGCATGTCTATGACCAACACATCCCCACTAATGGCTCCAACGGGTGCCAAGGAAGCCGCACTGGGCACCAATCCCCTCTCGCTTGGAGCTCCAGCTGGCAATGGTGATAAGTTCCTGCTTGACATGGCCACCACAGCGGTGGCTGTGGGCAAGATTGAAATTCAGCGCAGGAAGGGCGCTCCACTGCCCGATGGCTGGGCGCAGGATCCCGAGGGCAAGGTCACAAACGATGCCGAGTTGGGCTTCTCCACCGGCTGCCTGATGCCTCTGGGTGGCTCTGAGTTGACCTCCGGCTACAAGGGCTTTGGCCTGGGTGCCATGGTGGACATTCTCTCCGGTGTTATGTCGGGTGCCAAGTACTCCACACAGGTCCGTAAGTGGACGCATGCGGGCGCCAACTCAGCGGCTGATCTGGGACAGGTTTTCATTGCCGTCGATCCCAATTGCTTTGCTCCCGACTTTGAGGATCGCATGAGCGACTTTAACTCGCGTCTGCGTGGCGTCACACCC ACCGATCCTAGCAAACCTGTGCTGCTCGCTGGTGATAAGGAGGGCAACAACATGAAGGCTGTGGACGCAGCTGGCGGCATTCAGTATCTGGAGAATCAGCTGAAGACCTGCACCGCTTTGGCCGAGAAGCTGAAGATCAAGCCACTCAGCTTCATTTGA
- the LOC132794139 gene encoding uncharacterized protein LOC132794139: MSLPVPEIRITRITDTYIEEALDEMNKDDKPPKPTKAEKKAARKEAKRLAKEEEQKLILRHALKTELEIGQRMEQRGMDDWNAIAEQFKIIELRQEIVQWGQKASDIIERKNDHIKMLMDDMQQTQEQHSRTYSRTIEIIDHIGECYHAMLESSKRMYEQQAEDLLKEYYDEVHFRTEEVEAMKQNSENIIHASNLFTRDQLKLDYQIYLEQRDHYVNKDIEARFQIRDQVVKKMMTMQRQLNDFVDSLHSTELDAHKYDRIRSLTERQQAFVDETRKLDAEEMKYIGLQNETQREMLRIEAENNNTINDLKLEYEYFANVRKKIEERMHVDRITTHEKLRILSTECYELTKRFEKIVKSGELLLALSITCRKLQTESEKVIVGGEVIDQVDVGDLNEDFTLESLDIKKHVDITENELIELNNKMKNFWRQQAMAQAQNLLLLEEKRKLTEENQRYIDFIKSMSKTDNAEELRSAMVVNPCIQPTPFLFDTPCRNFKLRIKKESITAGKDGRRMAANVIKAVVYGTEISTIRK; this comes from the exons ATGTCGTTGCCAGTGCCAGAAATACGCATTACGCGTATAACGGACACCTACATAGAGGAGGCCCTCGATGAGATGAACAAAGATGACAAGCCGCCGAAGCCCACCAAAGCCGAGAAGAAAGCGGCTCGCAAGGAGGCCAAGAGATTAGCCAAGGAAGAAGAACAGAAATTAATATTGCGC CATGCCTTGAAAACGGAACTTGAGATCGGCCAGCGCATGGAGCAGCGTGGCATGGACGATTGGAATGCCATTGCCGAACAGTTTAAGATTATCGAGCTGCGCCAGGAGATTGTGCAATGGGGCCAAAAAGCATCCGACATTATTGAGCGAAAGAACGATCACATCAAGATGCTGATGGATGACATGCAGCAAACGCAAGAGCAGCATTCACGAACCTATTCCAGAACGATCGAGATAATCGATCACATTGGAGAGTGTTATCATGCGATGCTCGAGAGCAGCAAACGAATGTATGAACAACAGGCAGAGGACCTGCTCAAAGAGTATTATGATGAAGTGCATTTTCGCACCGAGGAAGTTGAGGCGATGAAACAGAATAGCGAGAATATCATACATGCCTCGAATCTGTTCACACGCGATCAGCTGAAACTCGACTATCAAATCTATTTGGAGCAGCGCGATCATTATGTGAACAAGGACATTGAGGCACGCTTCCAGATACGTGATCAGGTGGTTAAGAAAATGATGACGATGCAACGGCAACTCAATGATTTCGTCGACTCGCTGCACAGCACCGAACTTGATGCACATAAATACGATCGCATCCGATCGTTGACGGAGCGACAACAAGCTTTTGTGGATGAAACCCGAAAGCTGGATGCCGAGGAGATGAAGTACATTGGACTGCAGAATGAGACACAGCGTGAAATGTTGCGCATCGAGGCGGAGAATAATAATACGATCAATGATCTAAAGCTGGAGTATGAGTACTTTGCCAATGTGCGCAAGAAGATCGAGGAACGTATGCACGTCGATCGCATTACAACGCATGAGAAGCTGCGCATTCTTAGCACAGAGTGTTATGAACTGACTAAG CGCTTTGAGAAGATCGTCAAGAGTGGCGAACTTCTGCTCGCCTTATCGATCACATGTCGCAAGCTACAAACTGAATCGGAAAAAGTCATTGTGGGCGGCGAAGTTATAGATCAAGTCGATGTGGGTGATCTCAATGAGGATTTTACACTCGAATCCTTGGACATCAAGAAGCATGTCGATATTACCGAAAATGAGCTCATCGagcttaataataaaatgaaaaacttttggCGTCAACAGGCGATGGCTCAGGCCCAGAATCTTCTGCTGCTCGAGGAGAAACGCAAACTTACCGAAGAGAATCAACGCTACATTGATTTCATCAAGTCTATGTCGAAGACTGACAATGCTGAAGAACTACGCTCTGCCATGGTGGTGAATCCTTGCATTCAACCCACTCCGTTCCTCTTCGATACTCCGTGTCGCAACTTCAAGCTGCGCATCAAGAAGGAATCGATTACAGCGGGCAAAGATGGGCGACGTATGGCTGCTAATGTCATCAAGGCGGTTGTCTATGGCACCGAAATAAGcacaataagaaaataa
- the LOC132788004 gene encoding ADP-ribose glycohydrolase OARD1 isoform X1 — translation MFIARRQATTQLTQILHLRATFRRAFVMAGSYKFSEVDGDLFSAPKTHSLAHCVGADLAMGAGIAVKFKEVYGKVDELRSQNAGSGEVAVLKDDQRYIYYLVTKPQSWGKPTYDSLQSSLEQMREHMLKNQIDKLAIPRIGCGIDGLEWDKVSALLEQVFGKEQVEIVVYNYVPPQ, via the exons ATGTTTATAGCGCGCCgtcaagcaacaacacaactaACTCAGATACTAC ATCTGCGCGCCACATTCCGTCGCGCTTTCGTCATGGCTGGCAGCTACAAGTTCAGCGAGGTCGATGGAGATCTCTTCTCAGCCCCCAAGACGCACTCTCTGGCGCATTGCGTTGGCGCTGATCTTGCCATGGGCGCCGGCATTGCAGTCAAGTTCAAGGAAGTCTACGGGAAAGTGGATGAACTGCGTTCTCAGAATGCAGGAAGCGGTGAAGTTGCTGTGCTGAAGGATGATCAGCGTTACATCTATTATCTAGTGACCAAGCCACAGAGCTGGGGCAAACCAACTTATGACTCTCTGCAGTCATCGCTGGAGCAGATGCGTGAGCATATG CTCAAGAACCAGATTGATAAGCTGGCCATTCCGCGCATTGGCTGTGGCATCGATGGCCTAGAGTGGGACAAAGTCAGCGCATTGCTCGAGCAGGTCTTTGGCAAGGAGCAGGTGGAGATTGTTGTTTACAACTACGTACCGCCGCAATAG
- the LOC132788001 gene encoding uncharacterized oxidoreductase YjmC isoform X3 yields MASLTLCCSRRALVANTHHTKANGSSTWRLMHTLQRRQQQLQQSCGRLRAAAATTTIRTAFAIEPKLNANCSAFQQRCNTTDAKKKPKLVSIKESRRFMIDCFKAVCVPEDHAVAQAELLVGADIRGHFSHGMNRLEMYVNDLATNATDGKAEPEILSETKATAWVDGHNGLGAVVGNFCMDLAIDKAFDVGVGWVCAKGSNHYGMAGWYVLRAMEMGLVGMSMTNTSPLMAPTGAKKAALGTNPLSMGASADNCDGFLLDMATTAVAVGKIEMQRRKAAPIPAGWALDPNGKVTTDAELAFKTGCLMPLGGAEDTSGYKGFGLGAMVDILSGVMAGAKYSTQVRSWTHHGADIEADLGHVFIAVDPSCFAPDFGKRLSDFNSRLRGIEKADPF; encoded by the exons ATGGCTTCGTTGACATTGTGCTGCTCGCGTCGTGCGCTCGTTGCCAACACCCACCACACCAAGGCGAATGGCAGCAGCACTTGGCGGCTAATGCACACACTTCAAAGgcgccaacaacaattacaacaatcCTGTGGGCGTCTgcgcgcagcagcagcaacaacaacgatacgAACAGCGTTTGCAATTGAACCAAaactaaatgcaaattgcagcg CCTTTCAACAACGTTGCAATACAACGGATGCCAAAAAGAAACCGAAGTTAGTCAGTATCAAGGAATCGCGTCGCTTTATGATCGATTGCTTCAAGGCTGTCTGTGTCCCCGAGGATCATGCGGTGGCTCAAGCTGAGCTCTTGGTGGGTGCGGATATTCGGGGTCACTTCAGCCACGGCATGAACCGCCTGGAGATGTATGTCAACGATCTGGCCACGAATGCAACCGATGGCAAGGCAGAGCCAGAAATACTTAGCGAAACCAAAGCCACAGCCTGGGTGGATGGTCATAATGGTCTTGGAGCTGTCGTGGGCAACTTTTGCATGGATCTGGCCATCGATAAGGCGTTCGATGTGGGCGTTGGTTGGGTGTGTGCCAAGGGATCCAATCATTATGGCATGGCTGGCTGGTATGTGCTCAGGGCAATGGAAATGGGTCTCGTTGGCATGTCCATGACCAACACCTCGCCCCTGATGGCGCCCACGGGTGCAAAGAAGGCGGCCCTGGGCACAAATCCACTCTCGATGGGCGCCAGCGCAGATAATTGTGATGGCTTTCTGCTGGATATGGCCACCACAGCGGTGGCTGTGGGCAAGATTGAGATGCAGCGCAGGAAGGCAGCTCCCATTCCAGCTGGTTGGGCATTGGATCCCAATGGCAAGGTGACCACCGATGCCGAACTCGCCTTCAAGACTGGCTGCCTGATGCCTTTGGGTGGTGCTGAGGACACCTCTGGCTACAAGGGCTTTGGACTGGGTGCCATGGTGGACATTCTGTCAGGTGTTATGGCGGGTGCCAAGTACTCAACGCAAGTGCGTTCGTGGACGCATCATGGCGCAGACATTGAGGCTGATCTGGGTCACGTTTTCATTGCTGTCGATCCCAGTTGCTTTGCTCCAGACTTTGGCAAGCGTTTGAGTGATTTTAATAGTCGTCTCAGAGGCATAGAGAAA GCTGATCCCTTTTAG
- the LOC132788004 gene encoding ADP-ribose glycohydrolase OARD1 isoform X2 has product MAGSYKFSEVDGDLFSAPKTHSLAHCVGADLAMGAGIAVKFKEVYGKVDELRSQNAGSGEVAVLKDDQRYIYYLVTKPQSWGKPTYDSLQSSLEQMREHMLKNQIDKLAIPRIGCGIDGLEWDKVSALLEQVFGKEQVEIVVYNYVPPQ; this is encoded by the exons ATGGCTGGCAGCTACAAGTTCAGCGAGGTCGATGGAGATCTCTTCTCAGCCCCCAAGACGCACTCTCTGGCGCATTGCGTTGGCGCTGATCTTGCCATGGGCGCCGGCATTGCAGTCAAGTTCAAGGAAGTCTACGGGAAAGTGGATGAACTGCGTTCTCAGAATGCAGGAAGCGGTGAAGTTGCTGTGCTGAAGGATGATCAGCGTTACATCTATTATCTAGTGACCAAGCCACAGAGCTGGGGCAAACCAACTTATGACTCTCTGCAGTCATCGCTGGAGCAGATGCGTGAGCATATG CTCAAGAACCAGATTGATAAGCTGGCCATTCCGCGCATTGGCTGTGGCATCGATGGCCTAGAGTGGGACAAAGTCAGCGCATTGCTCGAGCAGGTCTTTGGCAAGGAGCAGGTGGAGATTGTTGTTTACAACTACGTACCGCCGCAATAG
- the LOC132788005 gene encoding ADP-ribose glycohydrolase OARD1 — MKMSNSVIKEINGDLFSAGAEYSMCHCVAADLRMGKGIAVKFRNKFGQMAALQQQNVKPGGVAILQYQGRYIYNLITKQSSWGKPTYQLLHSSLSAMREHMLKHNVEKLALPRIGCGLDGLNWTKVKDMLREIFEADAVELVVYNYVPGTTT; from the exons atgaaaatgtcaaattCAGTCATAAAGGAAATCAACGGCGACTTATTTAGCGCTGGCGCTGAATATTCAATGTGCCATTGTGTGGCCGCTGACTTGCGTATGGGCAAAGGAATTGCTGTTAAATTTCG caacaaattcGGTCAAATGGCTgcattgcagcagcaaaatgtgAAACCTGGCGGCGTGGCCATATTGCAGTATCAAGGACGCTACATTTACAATCTGATTACTAAGCAGAGCAGCTGGGGCAAGCCGACTTATCAATTGCTCCACAGCTCGTTGAGCGCCATGCGCGAGCATATG CTAAAGCATAATGTGGAGAAGTTGGCGTTGCCTCGCATCGGTTGCGGCTTGGACGGACTTAATTGGACCAAAGTAAAAGACATGCTGCGTGAGATTTTTGAGGCTGATGCCGTTGAGCTTGTTGTGTATAATTATGTGCCAGGCACTACAACATAA
- the LOC132788000 gene encoding E3 ubiquitin-protein ligase parkin, producing the protein MSFIFKFVAAIIRKMLELLQIGGKLTHTLSIYVKTNTGRTLSVNLEPQWDIKNVKELVAPQLGLQPEEVKIIFAGKELSDATTIEQCDLGQQSVLHAIRLRPPLQRERQSSTLVEEEPSVVEEQPSKPLNETLLDLQLESEERLNITDEERVRAKAHFFVYCGQCEKLCKGKLRVRCALCKGGAFTVHRDPECWDDVLKPRRIRGHCESLEIACVDNEAGDLPFAEFYFKCAEHVSGGEKDFAVPLNLIKNNIKDVPCLACTDVSETVLVFTCASQHVTCIDCFRDYCRSRLSERQFMPHPDFGYTLPCPAGCEHSFIEEIHHFKLLSREEYERYQRFATEEFVLQAGGVLCPQPGCGMGLLVEPDCRKVTCQSGCGYVFCRNCLQGYHIGECLPEGAAGNAPKSCDYTVDPNRAAEARWEEASNVTIKVSTKPCPKCRTPTERDGGCMHMVCTRAGCGFEWCWVCQTEWTRDCMGAHWFG; encoded by the exons atgagttttattttcaaatttgttgctgcaatcATACGCAAAATGCTGGAGCTTCTGCAAATTGGTGGAAAGCTAACGCACACACTAAGCATTTATGTGAAAACAAACACGGGACGCACGCTGTCCGTCAACTTGGAGCCACAGTGGGACATCAAGAACGTCAAGGAGCTGGTGGCACCACAGCTGGGATTGCAGCCGGAGGAGGTGAAGATCATATTTGCCGGCAAGGAGCTCAGCGATGCGACCACCATTGAg CAATGTGATCTGGGACAGCAGAGTGTGTTGCATGCGATACGATTGCGTCCACCGCTGCAGCGAGAACGTCAATCCAGCACATTGGTGGAGGAGGAACCCAGTGTGGTAGAAGAGCAGCCATCGAAGCCACTCAATGAAACTTTGCTCGATCTGCAGCTGGAAAGTGAGGAACGTCTCAACATTACCGACGAAG AGCGTGTACGAGCCAAGGCGCATTTTTTTGTCTATTGCGGACAATGCGAGAAGCTCTGTAAGGGAAAACTGCGTGTGAGATGTGCTCTATGCAAAGGCGGCGCCTTTACTGTACATCGGGATCCCGAGTGCTGGGATGATGTGCTAAAGCCGAGACGCATTCGCGGTCATTGTGAGAGTCTTGAGATTGCGTGCGTGGACAACGAAGCCGGAGATTTGCCCTTTGCCGAGTTTTATTTCAAGTGTGCTGAACATGTTTCAGGCGGTGAAAAGGATTTCGCAGTGCCCTTAAATTTGATTAAGAACAACATCAAGGATGTGCCCTGTTTGGCCTGCACCGATGTGAG CGAAACTGTTCTGGTCTTTACTTGCGCCTCACAGCACGTCACCTGTATCGATTGCTTCCGCGACTATTGTCGCTCTCGTCTAAGCGAACGCCAATTTATGCCGCATCCAGATTTTGGTTATACATTGCCTTGCCCCGCTGGTTGTGAGCATTCTTTCATCGAGGAAATTCATCACTTTAAGCTGTTGTCACGCGAAGAATACGAACGCTATCAGCGCTTTGCCACCGAAGAGTTTGTGCTACAGGCTGGCGGCGTACTCTGTCCACAGCCGGGCTGTGGCATGGGGCTGCTTGTGGAGCCTGATTGTCGCAAGGTCACCTGCCAAAGCGGCTGTGGCTATGTCTTCTGTCGCAATTGCCTGCAAGGTTATCACATTGGCGAATGCTTGCCCGAGGGTGCCGCTGGCAATGCTCCAAAGTCATGTGATTACACCGTCGATCCCAAT CGCGCTGCCGAGGCCCGTTGGGAGGAGGCCAGCAATGTGACCATCAAAGTCAGCACCAAACCCTGTCCAAAATGTCGCACGCCCACGGAACGTGATG GTGGCTGCATGCACATGGTCTGCACACGCGCTGGCTGCGGCTTCGAATGGTGTTGGGTCTGTCAAACGGAATGGACGCGTGACTGCATGGGTGCCCATTGGTTTGGTTAA
- the LOC132788001 gene encoding uncharacterized oxidoreductase YjmC isoform X4, translated as MSSSSSPNLVAVAESRRFMIDCFKAVNVPEAHAIAQADLLVAADYRGHFSHGMNRLEMYINDLAINSTDGAAEPQILKETPSTAWVDGRNGLGAVVGNFCMDLAIKKAKNVGVGWVCAKGSNHYGMAGWYAMHAMEQGLVGMSMTNTSPLMAPTGAKEAALGTNPLSLGAPAGNGDKFLLDMATTAVAVGKIEIQRRKGAPLPDGWAQDPEGKVTNDAELGFSTGCLMPLGGSELTSGYKGFGLGAMVDILSGVMSGAKYSTQVRKWTHAGANSAADLGQVFIAVDPNCFAPDFEDRMSDFNSRLRGVTPTDPSKPVLLAGDKEGNNMKAVDAAGGIQYLENQLKTCTALAEKLKIKPLSFI; from the exons ATGTCGAGTTCCAGTTCCCCTAATCTCGTCGCGGTTGCTGAATCGCGTCGCTTCATGATCGACTGCTTCAAGGCCGTCAATGTGCCCGAGGCACATGCCATTGCCCAGGCTGATCTGCTGGTGGCCGCCGATTATCGTGGTCACTTCAGTCACGGGATGAATCGTCTCGAGATGTACATCAATGATCTGGCTATCAACTCAACCGATGGCGCTGCTGAGCCACAAATACTCAAGGAAACCCCTTCGACTGCCTGGGTCGATGGTCGCAACGGTCTTGGAGCTGTTGTGGGCAACTTTTGCATGGATCTGGCCATCAAGAAGGCAAAGAATGTGGGCGTTGGTTGGGTGTGTGCCAAGGGATCCAATCATTATGGCATGGCTGGCTGGTATGCCATGCATGCCATGGAACAGGGTCTCGTGGGCATGTCTATGACCAACACATCCCCACTAATGGCTCCAACGGGTGCCAAGGAAGCCGCACTGGGCACCAATCCCCTCTCGCTTGGAGCTCCAGCTGGCAATGGTGATAAGTTCCTGCTTGACATGGCCACCACAGCGGTGGCTGTGGGCAAGATTGAAATTCAGCGCAGGAAGGGCGCTCCACTGCCCGATGGCTGGGCGCAGGATCCCGAGGGCAAGGTCACAAACGATGCCGAGTTGGGCTTCTCCACCGGCTGCCTGATGCCTCTGGGTGGCTCTGAGTTGACCTCCGGCTACAAGGGCTTTGGCCTGGGTGCCATGGTGGACATTCTCTCCGGTGTTATGTCGGGTGCCAAGTACTCCACACAGGTCCGTAAGTGGACGCATGCGGGCGCCAACTCAGCGGCTGATCTGGGACAGGTTTTCATTGCCGTCGATCCCAATTGCTTTGCTCCCGACTTTGAGGATCGCATGAGCGACTTTAACTCGCGTCTGCGTGGCGTCACACCC ACCGATCCTAGCAAACCTGTGCTGCTCGCTGGTGATAAGGAGGGCAACAACATGAAGGCTGTGGACGCAGCTGGCGGCATTCAGTATCTGGAGAATCAGCTGAAGACCTGCACCGCTTTGGCCGAGAAGCTGAAGATCAAGCCACTCAGCTTCATTTGA